In Aminobacterium sp. MB27-C1, a single genomic region encodes these proteins:
- the dctP gene encoding TRAP transporter substrate-binding protein DctP, whose product MKKFFAALLGISFVFAALSMVGGQAMAKEKSYTWKISHIRPADTAIDKDVKWFAEKLEQESNGRIKLQIFDNAQLGDYTVVHERVSVGAVEMAIQPVVTTADKMLQILNLPYIVSDWEGVKKNYVSGTPLMNWAAERYAKQDLKIISVWPVYFGGTALMKEPNKPGDPSVSKGLKVRVPTQKAFELLADAQGYMATPLAFAETFTALQTGIVDGAFGAGAEGYYANFRDIIKCYVPSNTHFEQWYLIMNMELWNSLSKEDQALISKLALEMENRRVAQAEADQAANEKRMEDYGINVIRLSGEELGVLTQNAREKVWPEMRKILGEKNFDEAVKLVLD is encoded by the coding sequence GTGAAAAAGTTTTTTGCAGCGTTGTTGGGGATTTCTTTTGTTTTCGCAGCTCTCTCTATGGTCGGTGGGCAGGCTATGGCTAAAGAAAAATCGTATACGTGGAAAATCTCTCATATCCGCCCGGCAGATACGGCAATTGACAAAGATGTGAAATGGTTTGCAGAGAAATTAGAGCAGGAATCCAATGGTCGTATCAAGCTTCAGATATTTGATAATGCTCAGCTTGGCGATTACACCGTTGTACACGAGAGAGTCAGTGTAGGCGCTGTAGAAATGGCTATTCAGCCAGTTGTTACAACCGCTGATAAAATGCTTCAGATTCTTAACCTTCCTTATATTGTTAGTGACTGGGAAGGCGTTAAGAAAAACTATGTAAGCGGTACGCCTCTTATGAATTGGGCTGCTGAAAGATATGCCAAACAGGATCTCAAAATTATTAGCGTATGGCCAGTCTATTTTGGTGGAACTGCTCTTATGAAAGAACCTAACAAACCTGGAGATCCTTCAGTATCCAAGGGGTTGAAGGTTCGTGTCCCGACTCAAAAGGCTTTTGAATTGTTAGCTGATGCACAGGGATATATGGCAACTCCTCTTGCATTTGCAGAAACATTTACAGCTTTGCAGACAGGTATCGTTGATGGTGCTTTTGGTGCTGGTGCTGAAGGCTATTATGCAAATTTCCGTGACATTATCAAATGCTACGTTCCATCAAATACACATTTTGAACAGTGGTATCTCATTATGAATATGGAGCTTTGGAACTCTCTTTCCAAAGAAGATCAGGCACTTATCTCCAAATTGGCTCTTGAAATGGAAAATCGCCGAGTAGCTCAGGCTGAAGCAGATCAGGCTGCCAATGAGAAACGTATGGAAGATTACGGAATCAACGTTATACGTTTAAGCGGAGAAGAGCTAGGAGTTTTGACTCAGAACGCACGTGAAAAAGTATGGCCCGAGATGAGAAAAATATTGGGAGAAAAGAATTTCGACGAGGCAGTAAAACTCGTTCTCGATTAG
- a CDS encoding serine dehydratase subunit alpha family protein → MAESLLTILKKEVNPALGCTGPTSVSFATSVARAAVGGEVESVTVVMDRDTYKNSIAVGIPGTKLMGLDIAASLGAVAGDAEAGLEVLHNVTEEDEKKAVDMLPKTLISIDWSRKEVGLYIDASVKTTKGIGQAVIVKTHTNVVLVKANDETILSKPVEEKASSDYSKDAILSYVLKDLYTFALNEPVENLYFLHNAISMNESLALAGLEQQAGGRFGQGFLDYPYANSITKAKALTAAASDARMDGVGLPAMSCATSGNVGITASLPLVVMARELEANQEVLIRALALSFLVTIYLKSHIGRLSPMCACAIAAGLGVAAGMVVELGGSFEQVEKAINTVVGSIGGVLCDGAKLGCAMKLANAVGTAIESAYLAMNDISIRPGDGLVCERADDTIAILGRIARRGMAPADEEMCRAIIEREQA, encoded by the coding sequence ATGGCTGAATCGTTGCTGACTATTCTTAAAAAAGAAGTTAATCCTGCGCTTGGATGTACTGGTCCAACCTCTGTTTCTTTTGCGACAAGTGTTGCTCGTGCAGCTGTTGGTGGAGAAGTTGAGTCTGTCACTGTTGTAATGGATAGAGATACGTATAAAAATTCCATCGCTGTAGGTATTCCTGGAACAAAACTTATGGGACTCGACATTGCAGCATCTCTTGGTGCTGTAGCTGGCGACGCTGAGGCTGGACTTGAAGTTTTGCATAACGTGACAGAAGAAGATGAAAAAAAAGCTGTTGATATGTTACCTAAAACTCTTATTTCTATTGATTGGAGTCGTAAAGAAGTCGGTCTCTACATTGATGCTAGCGTAAAAACTACAAAGGGCATTGGTCAAGCAGTCATCGTCAAAACGCATACAAATGTAGTTCTTGTCAAAGCTAACGATGAAACGATATTAAGCAAACCTGTAGAAGAAAAGGCCTCTTCCGATTATTCAAAAGACGCTATTCTTTCTTACGTCCTTAAAGATCTTTATACATTTGCTTTAAATGAACCTGTTGAGAATTTATACTTCCTCCATAATGCCATTTCCATGAATGAAAGCCTGGCTCTTGCTGGCCTTGAGCAGCAGGCAGGCGGTCGTTTTGGTCAAGGTTTTCTTGATTATCCTTACGCCAATTCGATAACTAAGGCAAAAGCCCTTACTGCAGCTGCATCAGATGCCCGTATGGACGGGGTAGGCTTGCCTGCCATGAGTTGTGCGACCAGTGGAAATGTTGGCATTACAGCTTCCCTTCCTCTCGTTGTTATGGCTCGCGAACTTGAAGCGAACCAAGAAGTTCTCATTCGAGCACTCGCCTTGAGCTTTCTTGTAACGATTTATCTGAAGAGTCATATTGGTCGTCTTTCTCCCATGTGTGCCTGTGCAATAGCAGCAGGATTGGGTGTAGCAGCAGGTATGGTGGTGGAATTAGGCGGTTCTTTCGAACAGGTCGAAAAGGCCATTAATACCGTTGTGGGAAGTATTGGCGGAGTTTTATGCGATGGAGCAAAACTTGGTTGTGCAATGAAATTGGCAAATGCAGTAGGGACGGCTATCGAATCTGCATATCTTGCAATGAACGATATATCCATTCGTCCAGGCGATGGCCTTGTCTGTGAAAGGGCAGATGACACTATAGCTATTCTTGGCCGAATAGCGAGAAGGGGTATGGCACCTGCCGACGAAGAAATGTGTCGCGCCATTATTGAACGCGAACAGGCTTAG